The proteins below are encoded in one region of Pontibacter deserti:
- a CDS encoding HD domain-containing protein — translation MNKKKIFNDPVYGFITVPSELLFDIIDHPYFQRLRRIKQLGLTEMVYPGALHTRFHHALGAMHLMNTALQTLKSKNNEISDKEFEASLIAILLHDIGHGPFSHALETAIFKEVHHEHLSLHIMHLLNEEFGGRLSLAIDIFTDNYERRFFHQLVSSQLDVDRLDYLNRDSFYTGVYEGKIGADRIIKMLDVANDKLVVEEKAIYSIENFLVSRRLMYWQVYLHKTVISAENMVLRAVQRARQLLQQGIEVPASPCLKFFLASDLTIQDFQQDPSILERFVSLDDHDIWSGIKQWASHEDNILSYLSGCILNRKLFKVIISNKTIDEDMMLGIGELIQERFKVAEEDIKYLMISGKISNNAYQAEGQSIDVLTKSGYVVNAADASDLPNIQALSNKVEKYYVCYPREVAH, via the coding sequence GTGAACAAGAAAAAAATCTTCAACGACCCGGTATACGGCTTTATAACAGTTCCGTCTGAGCTCTTGTTCGATATTATTGACCATCCGTACTTTCAGCGCCTCCGCCGTATTAAGCAACTTGGCCTTACAGAGATGGTTTACCCGGGTGCATTACATACCCGTTTCCACCATGCCTTAGGTGCCATGCACCTGATGAACACTGCCTTACAGACATTAAAAAGTAAAAATAACGAAATTTCTGATAAGGAATTTGAAGCTTCTTTAATTGCCATACTGCTGCACGATATCGGCCACGGCCCTTTCTCGCATGCCTTAGAAACCGCTATTTTCAAGGAAGTGCACCACGAGCACCTCTCGCTGCATATTATGCACTTGCTTAACGAAGAATTTGGCGGAAGATTGAGCCTGGCGATAGATATATTTACAGATAACTACGAACGCAGGTTCTTTCACCAGCTTGTTTCGAGCCAATTAGACGTAGACCGCCTGGATTACCTGAACCGCGACAGTTTTTATACCGGTGTATACGAAGGCAAGATTGGGGCTGACCGCATCATAAAAATGCTGGATGTAGCCAACGACAAACTGGTTGTAGAAGAAAAAGCAATTTATAGTATTGAGAACTTTCTGGTAAGCCGACGCCTGATGTACTGGCAGGTATACCTGCACAAGACTGTTATCAGTGCAGAAAATATGGTTTTACGTGCTGTTCAACGAGCCCGCCAGTTGCTGCAGCAAGGTATAGAAGTACCAGCCAGCCCTTGCCTCAAGTTTTTCCTGGCCTCAGATCTGACCATTCAGGATTTTCAGCAGGACCCAAGTATACTGGAGCGTTTTGTTAGCTTAGACGATCATGATATCTGGAGTGGCATAAAACAATGGGCTTCTCATGAAGATAACATCTTGTCTTACTTGTCGGGTTGTATATTAAACCGTAAGCTATTTAAAGTGATCATATCTAATAAAACTATTGATGAAGATATGATGCTAGGAATTGGGGAACTGATACAGGAACGCTTTAAGGTAGCTGAGGAGGATATCAAGTACCTGATGATTTCAGGAAAGATCAGCAACAACGCTTATCAGGCCGAAGGACAATCTATTGACGTTTTAACAAAATCCGGTTACGTGGTTAACGCAGCAGATGCATCTGATCTGCCAAACATACAGGCACTCAGCAATAAAGTTGAGAAGTATTATGTTTGTTACCCAAGAGAAGTAGCACATTAA
- the fahA gene encoding fumarylacetoacetase, with amino-acid sequence MLKANDPSLHSWIEIAPNSDFPIQNLPFGIFETDDRDPRVGVAIGDYVLDLLAVARLNFFELIDIDPNVFHRPYLNDFIALGKPTWRAVRNRVSALLRNDNDEISRSSDLIDKCLVKQSQARMLMPVKVGNYTDFYSSIEHATNVGTMFRDPKNALLPNWKHIPIGYHGRASSIVVSGTDIRRPNGQTKAPDADAPTFGPTRLLDFELEVAFITGKETKLGESITPNEADNYIFGLVLFNDWSARDMQTWEYVPLGPFLAKSFASSISPWVVTLDALEPFKVKGPVQDPRPLPYLEFSGNHNYDINLEVLIQPEGGKETSICHSNFKYMYWNMNQQLAHQSSNGCNIQIGDMYASGTISGADKGSYGSMLELTWRGTQPIQLADGTERKFINDYDTVIMRGFSEKNGIRIGFGEVKGKVLPAL; translated from the coding sequence ATGTTAAAAGCCAACGACCCATCCCTGCATTCATGGATAGAGATTGCGCCGAACAGCGATTTCCCGATACAAAACCTCCCATTCGGTATTTTTGAAACCGACGACAGAGACCCACGCGTGGGCGTTGCCATTGGCGACTATGTACTGGATCTGCTGGCAGTGGCAAGGCTTAACTTTTTTGAGCTGATCGACATTGACCCGAATGTATTTCACAGGCCTTACCTGAACGATTTTATTGCCTTAGGTAAGCCAACCTGGCGCGCGGTTCGCAACCGTGTGTCTGCCTTACTTCGCAATGATAACGATGAGATTAGCCGAAGCAGCGACCTGATAGATAAGTGCCTGGTAAAACAGAGCCAGGCACGTATGCTGATGCCGGTAAAAGTAGGAAACTACACCGATTTTTATTCCAGCATTGAGCATGCAACAAATGTGGGCACCATGTTCCGTGACCCTAAAAATGCATTGTTGCCAAACTGGAAACACATCCCGATTGGGTATCATGGTCGTGCCTCCTCTATTGTTGTATCGGGCACAGATATACGCAGACCAAACGGCCAGACCAAGGCTCCTGATGCTGATGCTCCAACTTTTGGCCCTACCCGCCTGCTGGACTTTGAACTGGAAGTTGCATTTATTACCGGTAAAGAAACCAAACTTGGCGAAAGTATAACTCCGAACGAAGCAGATAACTATATTTTTGGTTTAGTGCTTTTCAACGACTGGTCGGCCAGGGACATGCAAACCTGGGAATATGTGCCACTGGGGCCATTCCTGGCTAAGAGTTTTGCCTCTTCCATTTCTCCCTGGGTAGTTACCCTAGATGCGCTGGAGCCATTCAAAGTGAAAGGCCCTGTTCAGGATCCGAGGCCACTGCCTTACCTGGAGTTTTCGGGTAACCACAACTACGACATTAACCTTGAAGTGCTGATACAACCGGAAGGAGGTAAAGAGACCAGCATCTGCCATTCCAACTTTAAGTACATGTACTGGAACATGAACCAGCAGCTGGCACACCAAAGCAGCAACGGCTGTAACATCCAGATTGGTGATATGTATGCTTCCGGAACTATAAGTGGCGCAGACAAAGGCTCTTATGGATCGATGCTGGAACTTACCTGGCGTGGTACACAACCTATACAATTAGCAGACGGCACCGAACGCAAATTCATCAACGATTACGACACCGTAATCATGCGTGGCTTTAGCGAGAAGAATGGTATCCGTATAGGTTTTGGTGAAGTGAAAGGCAAAGTACTTCCTGCCTTGTAA
- the porX gene encoding T9SS response regulator signal transducer PorX has translation MQRYTILWADDEIDLLKPHILFLEDKGYDITPVNSGADAIDKVQEQPFDVVFLDENMPGISGLEALNEIKTIRPAMPVIMITKSEEEHIMEEAIGAKITDYLIKPLNPNQILLSVKKALENKRLVSERTNQSYQRDFRQLGMAFGERLSPNEWADIYKKLTYWELEIDETENKSMADVINMQKDEANSNFARFIMDNYEDWINKESDDAPLMSHQIFKERVFPMMKESDRPVYFVLIDNLRYDQWKVLEPIINDYFTVDSEEMYYSILPTTTAYARNAIFSGMLPTEIAKKYPNLWVSDDEDEGKNLNEPEFLDIQFQQNRVTDKHSYHKITNVAAGKDLLGKFSNLDNNKLNVIVYNFVDMLSHARTDSNMVRELAPDESAYRSITKSWFLHSPLFDTLKMIAEKKGRLIITTDHGTIRVKRPFKIIGDRQTNTNLRYKHGKNLGYTDKDVFTVRKPERFFLPKANVSTTFVFAIEDYFFAYPNNYNYYVNYYKDTFQHGGVSLEECIIPFVTLTPKNV, from the coding sequence ATGCAAAGATATACTATTTTGTGGGCCGATGATGAGATTGACCTGCTCAAGCCACATATTCTGTTCCTGGAAGATAAAGGTTACGACATAACTCCTGTTAACAGTGGTGCCGATGCCATTGATAAAGTACAGGAGCAACCTTTTGATGTGGTTTTCCTGGATGAAAATATGCCAGGTATAAGTGGCCTGGAAGCCCTGAACGAAATAAAAACGATTCGCCCGGCCATGCCCGTGATCATGATCACGAAGAGCGAGGAAGAGCATATTATGGAAGAGGCGATAGGTGCCAAAATCACTGATTACCTGATCAAGCCCCTTAACCCGAACCAGATCCTTCTATCTGTTAAAAAAGCCCTCGAAAATAAACGACTGGTATCAGAAAGAACGAACCAAAGTTATCAGCGCGACTTCCGCCAGTTGGGTATGGCTTTTGGAGAGCGTTTGAGCCCTAACGAGTGGGCCGATATCTACAAAAAACTAACGTACTGGGAGCTGGAGATAGACGAGACTGAAAACAAAAGTATGGCCGATGTGATAAACATGCAGAAGGATGAGGCAAACTCAAACTTCGCCAGGTTTATCATGGATAATTATGAAGACTGGATAAATAAAGAGAGCGATGATGCGCCATTAATGTCTCACCAGATATTTAAAGAACGTGTTTTCCCGATGATGAAAGAGTCGGACAGGCCAGTATACTTCGTACTGATTGATAACCTGCGTTACGACCAATGGAAAGTGCTGGAGCCGATCATAAACGATTACTTTACAGTGGACTCAGAAGAAATGTATTATTCTATACTTCCGACCACTACTGCTTATGCCCGTAATGCTATCTTCTCTGGAATGCTGCCAACCGAGATCGCTAAAAAATACCCGAACCTATGGGTTAGCGACGATGAGGATGAAGGCAAAAACCTGAACGAACCTGAATTTCTGGATATCCAGTTTCAGCAGAACCGGGTAACAGACAAGCATAGCTACCACAAAATAACAAACGTAGCCGCAGGTAAAGACTTACTTGGCAAGTTCAGTAACCTGGATAACAACAAGCTGAATGTGATCGTGTATAACTTCGTGGACATGCTGTCGCATGCCCGAACTGATAGTAATATGGTGCGCGAACTGGCCCCGGACGAATCAGCTTACCGTTCCATAACAAAATCATGGTTCCTGCACTCACCGCTGTTTGATACACTAAAAATGATCGCCGAGAAAAAAGGCCGCCTAATCATAACCACTGACCACGGTACAATCCGTGTTAAAAGGCCATTTAAGATCATTGGAGACCGACAGACCAATACAAACCTGCGTTACAAACACGGCAAGAACCTGGGTTACACTGATAAAGATGTGTTTACAGTACGCAAGCCGGAGCGATTTTTCTTGCCTAAAGCCAATGTTTCTACTACGTTTGTGTTTGCAATAGAAGATTACTTTTTTGCATACCCAAACAACTATAACTACTACGTGAACTACTACAAAGACACATTCCAGCACGGAGGGGTGTCGTTGGAGGAGTGCATAATACCGTTTGTCACGCTTACACCTAAAAATGTATAA
- a CDS encoding flavin reductase family protein, with product MPLASRKLYQMAYKTIDPQDVKTAEVHALLLGAIAPRPIAFASTTDLEGNVNLSPFSFFNVFSAKPPILVFSPARRVRDNTSKHTLENVMVTKEVVINIANYEIVEQMSLASTEYDRGINEFVKSGLTPEASVLIAPPRVKEAPVSFECKVNDVISLGPEGGAGNLVICEVLLMHINEAILDENGKIDPYKLDGVARMGGDYYLRANGDCIFELPKPVKNKGIGIDMLPEHIRNSAILTGNNLARLGNSETIPTHAEVEAFKAVPIVAYTLNKYKNEPAILRQELEMLGKKLLEDNQVQEAWKVLLMTQHIHLT from the coding sequence ATGCCATTAGCATCTCGAAAACTTTACCAGATGGCTTACAAAACCATAGATCCGCAGGACGTTAAAACTGCTGAAGTACATGCCCTGTTGTTAGGTGCTATTGCCCCACGCCCCATTGCCTTTGCCAGTACCACCGACCTGGAGGGAAACGTAAACCTGAGCCCCTTCAGCTTTTTTAACGTGTTCAGTGCCAAGCCGCCTATACTTGTTTTTTCTCCAGCCCGCCGCGTGCGCGACAATACCAGCAAGCATACACTGGAGAATGTAATGGTAACAAAGGAAGTGGTGATCAATATCGCCAACTATGAAATTGTAGAACAGATGTCGCTGGCAAGCACGGAGTATGACCGTGGCATAAATGAGTTCGTGAAGTCAGGCTTAACTCCCGAAGCATCTGTATTAATAGCTCCGCCACGTGTGAAGGAAGCACCAGTTTCGTTTGAATGCAAGGTAAATGATGTGATCAGTTTAGGGCCGGAAGGCGGTGCCGGTAACCTGGTGATTTGCGAAGTGCTGCTGATGCACATTAACGAAGCCATACTTGATGAAAACGGAAAAATAGACCCTTACAAGCTGGATGGTGTAGCCCGTATGGGTGGAGATTATTACCTGCGTGCCAACGGCGACTGCATCTTCGAACTCCCGAAACCGGTTAAGAATAAAGGTATTGGCATAGATATGTTACCGGAGCATATCCGGAACAGCGCTATACTTACCGGTAATAACCTGGCCCGGCTTGGTAACTCAGAAACGATACCTACACATGCTGAAGTTGAGGCATTTAAAGCTGTACCTATTGTTGCTTATACTTTAAACAAGTATAAAAACGAACCAGCTATACTTCGTCAGGAGCTTGAGATGCTGGGCAAGAAACTTTTAGAAGATAACCAGGTGCAGGAAGCCTGGAAGGTGCTACTGATGACCCAACATATACATTTGACATAG
- a CDS encoding bifunctional UDP-3-O-[3-hydroxymyristoyl] N-acetylglucosamine deacetylase/3-hydroxyacyl-ACP dehydratase, with the protein MNYKQHTIKAPVTVSGIGLHTGVVSNMTFNPAPANHGYKFQRIDLPGQPIVAADVDNVVDLSRGTTIEQNGARVNTVEHTLAALVGLEIDNVLIQLDGPEPPIMDGSSIEFVQALLSVGLQEQNALRNYFELTEGITYKDEARGVEIVGLPLNDYRLTVMVDYNSPVLGSQHASITNMNQFEKEIAPCRTFCFLHELEALHKQNLIKGGNLDNAIVIVDRVVNDDELTVLADLLNKPKVEVKETGTLNNVELRYKNEPARHKLLDLMGDLALIGRPIKGQILAARPGHAANIGFAKRVKKAIQEASIQSVPVYDEKKPPVMDINQITATLPHRYPFLLIDKIIHLDETTVTGVKNITMNEPFFQGHFPGNPILPGVIQIEAMAQTGGILVLNTVENPEDYWTYFLGVDKCRFKRKVIPGDTIIFKCELLAPIKRGIAKMSGQAFVGGQLVMEAEMSASIVKKKA; encoded by the coding sequence ATGAACTATAAACAGCATACCATAAAAGCTCCGGTAACAGTTTCCGGTATTGGATTGCATACAGGCGTAGTGTCGAACATGACATTTAACCCTGCTCCTGCAAACCATGGCTATAAATTCCAGCGCATTGATTTACCAGGCCAGCCCATTGTAGCAGCCGATGTTGACAATGTAGTGGACCTTTCGCGTGGTACAACCATTGAGCAGAATGGAGCCAGAGTAAATACCGTAGAGCATACCTTGGCTGCATTGGTAGGCCTGGAAATAGACAATGTACTCATTCAGTTAGATGGCCCTGAGCCTCCAATTATGGATGGTTCGTCTATCGAGTTTGTGCAGGCATTGTTAAGTGTTGGTTTGCAGGAGCAAAATGCATTACGCAATTACTTCGAGTTAACCGAAGGCATCACTTATAAAGATGAAGCACGTGGTGTTGAGATAGTTGGTTTACCCTTAAATGATTACCGCCTGACGGTAATGGTTGACTATAACTCTCCTGTTTTAGGCAGCCAGCATGCATCTATTACCAACATGAACCAGTTTGAAAAGGAAATCGCGCCTTGCCGTACTTTCTGCTTTTTACACGAACTGGAAGCACTTCACAAGCAAAACCTTATAAAAGGCGGTAACCTGGATAATGCAATCGTTATTGTTGACCGTGTGGTGAACGATGATGAACTGACAGTACTGGCAGATCTGCTTAATAAACCTAAAGTTGAGGTAAAAGAGACCGGCACGTTAAACAACGTGGAGCTTCGTTACAAAAACGAACCTGCACGCCATAAACTGCTGGATTTGATGGGTGACCTTGCCCTGATCGGCAGACCTATAAAAGGACAGATTTTGGCAGCCCGCCCAGGTCATGCAGCAAACATTGGTTTTGCGAAAAGAGTAAAGAAAGCAATTCAGGAAGCTTCTATACAGAGTGTACCAGTTTACGACGAAAAGAAGCCACCTGTAATGGATATTAACCAGATCACAGCTACCCTACCACATCGCTACCCATTCCTGCTTATTGATAAGATCATCCACCTGGATGAGACAACAGTAACAGGTGTGAAAAATATAACGATGAACGAGCCGTTCTTTCAGGGCCACTTCCCTGGTAACCCTATACTACCGGGCGTGATCCAGATCGAAGCAATGGCACAGACAGGCGGTATCCTGGTACTGAATACTGTAGAGAATCCTGAAGATTACTGGACATATTTCCTTGGCGTGGATAAATGCCGCTTTAAGCGCAAAGTTATTCCGGGAGATACTATTATCTTTAAATGTGAACTGCTGGCTCCAATCAAACGTGGAATTGCCAAAATGAGTGGTCAGGCTTTTGTAGGTGGCCAACTGGTAATGGAAGCAGAAATGTCGGCAAGTATAGTTAAGAAAAAAGCATGA
- a CDS encoding alanine dehydrogenase, with protein sequence MTERFAVEIGKIAAGQALYPKESMLAVEERKRNLFIGIPKESSFQENRIGLTPDAVKQLTDHGHTIWIEAGAGSPSKYSDNEFSEAGAKVVYSTKEVYDADIILKVAPPTYDEIEYLRPGQTLISALQFGSLTADYINALLRKKINAISFELLRDKSDSKPVVRAMSEIAGSTVMLIAAEYLSISNEGRGIILGGITGVPPSKVVILGAGTVAEYAARAALGLGAEVKVFDNHIYKLRRLKHNVGTQLFTSTLDKTVLYHEIKQADVVIGALVAEDGRMPCMVEESVVAQMNPGSVIIDVCIDHGGCFHTSELTSHSRPIYRKYDIIHYCVPNIPSRVPRTATSALSNIFTPILTEISKYGGVSEVLFTNEHYRSGVYIYKGSLTNAQIAKRFGMRYKELGLMIAVRN encoded by the coding sequence ATGACGGAGCGATTCGCCGTAGAAATTGGAAAAATAGCAGCCGGACAGGCACTTTACCCAAAAGAGTCGATGCTGGCCGTGGAAGAGCGTAAACGCAACCTATTTATAGGTATACCTAAAGAATCGTCTTTTCAGGAGAACCGCATAGGGCTTACACCAGATGCTGTAAAACAACTTACAGATCACGGCCATACCATCTGGATTGAAGCAGGGGCCGGAAGTCCTTCAAAATACTCTGATAACGAATTCTCAGAGGCTGGCGCCAAAGTTGTTTACTCTACCAAAGAAGTATACGATGCCGATATTATACTTAAAGTAGCGCCACCTACCTACGACGAAATAGAATACCTGCGACCTGGTCAGACACTTATTTCTGCCCTGCAGTTTGGTAGCTTAACAGCAGATTACATTAATGCGCTGCTGCGTAAAAAAATTAATGCTATTTCTTTTGAGTTGCTCCGTGATAAATCTGATTCGAAACCTGTCGTACGGGCTATGAGCGAGATTGCCGGTAGCACTGTAATGCTAATTGCAGCGGAATACCTGAGCATTAGCAACGAAGGGCGCGGCATTATACTTGGCGGAATAACAGGTGTGCCTCCAAGCAAGGTAGTTATACTTGGTGCCGGCACCGTTGCCGAATATGCAGCCCGTGCAGCTTTGGGTTTAGGAGCAGAAGTAAAGGTGTTTGATAACCATATTTATAAGCTTCGCCGGTTAAAGCATAATGTGGGTACACAATTATTTACCTCTACATTAGATAAGACAGTACTATACCATGAGATAAAGCAGGCTGATGTGGTAATTGGCGCTTTGGTGGCTGAGGATGGTCGCATGCCATGTATGGTGGAGGAAAGTGTAGTAGCTCAAATGAACCCAGGTTCTGTGATCATTGATGTATGCATCGACCATGGAGGCTGTTTTCATACTTCTGAATTGACATCACATAGTCGCCCGATCTACCGTAAGTATGATATTATTCACTACTGCGTTCCTAATATACCTTCCCGGGTACCACGCACAGCTACTTCAGCACTAAGCAATATCTTTACCCCAATCTTAACTGAAATATCTAAGTATGGCGGTGTAAGCGAGGTGCTGTTTACGAATGAGCATTACCGTAGCGGCGTTTATATTTACAAAGGCAGTTTAACAAATGCCCAAATTGCAAAACGTTTTGGTATGCGTTATAAAGAGCTTGGTTTGATGATTGCAGTACGTAACTAG
- the lpxD gene encoding UDP-3-O-(3-hydroxymyristoyl)glucosamine N-acyltransferase has translation MEFTVQQIADLLQGEIEGDNLAKVSTLAKIEEAQKGALAFLANAKYEPYLYTTGASAVIVSDKLELKKPVSAALIRVSDPYTSFSTLLQYYQATILASKTGVEEPSFIGSGGEIGENHYRGAFSYIGNNCKIGQNVRIFPQAYIGDNVTIGDNTTIFAGAKLYANTVIGSNCTIHAGVVLGSDGFGFAPQEDGSYKIVPQIGNVVLEDDVSIGANATIDCATMGSTIIRQGTKIDNLVQIAHNVEIGKHTVIAAQTGISGSAKIGNYCVIAGQVGIVGHISIADKTTIGAQSGVGKTIKKPGTIIQGSPAFDYKQNLRALTVFRKLPELQRELEALRDKN, from the coding sequence ATGGAATTTACTGTTCAACAGATAGCTGACCTATTACAGGGGGAAATCGAAGGGGATAACTTAGCGAAAGTCAGCACTTTAGCCAAAATTGAAGAAGCCCAGAAAGGTGCTTTAGCTTTTTTGGCTAATGCAAAGTACGAACCATACTTATATACTACCGGCGCCAGCGCAGTTATAGTTTCTGATAAACTGGAACTTAAAAAGCCTGTTTCGGCTGCACTGATCCGCGTAAGTGATCCTTATACCAGCTTTTCTACTCTTTTACAGTATTACCAGGCTACAATACTTGCTTCTAAAACCGGGGTTGAAGAACCTAGCTTTATCGGCAGTGGCGGCGAGATTGGGGAAAACCACTACCGTGGCGCCTTCTCTTATATTGGTAATAACTGCAAAATCGGACAGAATGTACGCATTTTCCCTCAGGCATACATCGGCGATAACGTAACCATAGGCGATAACACTACTATTTTTGCAGGAGCAAAACTTTACGCAAATACTGTTATTGGTAGCAACTGTACCATACATGCGGGTGTTGTGCTTGGCAGCGATGGCTTTGGATTTGCCCCGCAGGAAGATGGATCCTATAAAATAGTACCACAGATTGGGAATGTAGTGTTGGAGGATGATGTATCTATTGGCGCCAATGCTACTATAGATTGTGCGACCATGGGATCTACTATTATCCGTCAGGGTACAAAAATTGATAACCTGGTACAGATCGCCCATAACGTGGAGATTGGCAAGCATACAGTTATAGCAGCTCAAACAGGTATTTCAGGTTCCGCTAAAATTGGTAACTATTGTGTAATTGCGGGTCAGGTAGGTATTGTGGGGCATATTTCTATTGCAGATAAAACAACTATTGGTGCTCAGTCTGGTGTAGGAAAGACCATTAAAAAGCCTGGTACAATTATACAGGGTTCTCCTGCTTTTGATTATAAACAAAATTTACGTGCCCTTACTGTTTTCAGAAAATTACCTGAACTGCAGCGTGAATTAGAGGCCTTACGCGACAAAAATTAA
- the lpxA gene encoding acyl-ACP--UDP-N-acetylglucosamine O-acyltransferase, translated as MNQPLAYIHPEAKIAHNVVIEPFSTIYKNVEIGEGTWIGPNVTIMEGARIGKNCKIFPGAVISSVPQDLKFAGEETTAVIGDNTVIRECVTVSRGTIDKMRTVVGSNCLIMSYAHIAHDCIVGNNCIVVNAVQMAGHVEMGDFAIIGGSSAVHQFVKIGAHAMISGGSLVRKDVPPYVKAAREPLTYAGINSIGLRRRGFTSEQINEVQQLYRILFMSGNNTTEALDKIELEMAPSKERDEIVNFVRNSGRGIIKSYFGKDAN; from the coding sequence ATGAACCAGCCGTTAGCATACATACACCCGGAAGCGAAGATCGCGCACAATGTGGTAATAGAGCCATTCTCTACTATATACAAAAACGTAGAAATTGGTGAAGGGACCTGGATTGGACCGAACGTAACTATTATGGAAGGCGCACGCATCGGTAAGAACTGTAAGATCTTCCCTGGTGCTGTTATCTCTTCTGTTCCGCAGGACCTTAAATTTGCAGGTGAGGAAACTACTGCCGTTATCGGTGATAACACTGTTATTCGTGAGTGTGTAACAGTAAGTCGTGGCACTATAGATAAGATGCGTACTGTAGTTGGCAGCAACTGCCTGATTATGTCTTACGCGCACATCGCCCACGACTGTATTGTTGGTAATAACTGTATTGTAGTAAATGCAGTGCAGATGGCCGGCCACGTAGAGATGGGTGATTTCGCGATTATTGGCGGGTCTAGTGCAGTTCACCAGTTTGTAAAGATCGGTGCACATGCCATGATCTCGGGAGGTTCACTGGTTCGTAAAGATGTGCCTCCTTATGTAAAAGCAGCCCGTGAGCCACTTACGTATGCTGGTATCAACTCTATCGGGTTGCGCCGCCGTGGTTTTACAAGCGAGCAAATTAACGAAGTACAGCAGTTATACCGTATCCTGTTTATGAGCGGAAATAACACAACAGAAGCACTGGATAAGATCGAACTTGAAATGGCTCCGAGCAAAGAGCGTGACGAGATTGTAAACTTTGTGCGTAACTCTGGTCGTGGCATTATTAAGAGCTACTTCGGTAAAGATGCAAATTAA
- the tsaE gene encoding tRNA (adenosine(37)-N6)-threonylcarbamoyltransferase complex ATPase subunit type 1 TsaE codes for MTSLDDLPTAAAMLLDAASEVPVILFEGPMGAGKTTLIKEFCRQIGVQENVSSPTFALVNEYETDSGKLIYHFDFYRISDEREALNIGALEYFDSGHICLIEWPSLIPNLLPEHYLLVTLQPEVSSEVRTMTINEV; via the coding sequence ATGACTTCGCTAGACGATCTGCCAACGGCAGCGGCTATGCTGCTGGATGCCGCCAGCGAAGTACCTGTTATTCTGTTTGAAGGCCCGATGGGTGCAGGCAAAACCACTTTAATAAAAGAGTTTTGCCGCCAGATAGGCGTACAGGAAAATGTGAGCAGCCCGACTTTTGCCCTGGTAAACGAATACGAAACGGATTCTGGGAAACTAATTTATCATTTTGATTTTTATAGGATAAGCGATGAACGTGAGGCGCTGAACATTGGGGCCTTGGAATACTTCGATTCTGGTCATATTTGCCTGATCGAGTGGCCTTCCCTGATCCCCAATCTGTTGCCGGAGCATTATCTGCTTGTAACCCTGCAACCTGAGGTTAGCAGCGAGGTGCGTACCATGACGATAAATGAGGTGTGA
- a CDS encoding ABC transporter ATP-binding protein, whose translation MQINLSNLGKRYNYEWIFRNLTYTFESGTAYAILGHNGSGKSTLLTVISGHNLHSEGEIKYSSNGTIIPVEKIYTSLSLTAPYLELVEEFTLLEMIDFHTRFKPLRHNLTNLELIDRMGLQKSKYKFVKDFSSGMKQRLKLGLAIYSESELLLLDEPTTNLDQEGVAWYQEHVTQNKTNRLIIVGSNIHHEYSFCEEHLRITDYHTVSTKRTV comes from the coding sequence ATGCAAATTAACCTAAGCAATTTAGGTAAACGATACAATTACGAGTGGATTTTCCGGAACCTGACCTATACTTTTGAGTCAGGCACTGCTTATGCCATACTTGGGCATAACGGGTCCGGGAAATCCACTCTTCTTACTGTTATATCAGGGCACAACCTGCACTCCGAAGGTGAGATAAAGTATAGCTCAAACGGCACCATTATACCCGTCGAAAAAATTTATACTTCCCTTTCGCTTACTGCCCCCTATCTGGAGTTGGTAGAAGAATTTACATTGCTGGAGATGATAGATTTTCATACCCGGTTTAAACCACTTCGCCATAACCTGACTAACCTGGAACTGATCGACAGGATGGGCCTGCAGAAATCAAAGTATAAATTTGTTAAGGATTTTTCCTCGGGGATGAAGCAGCGCCTGAAACTTGGCCTGGCGATTTATTCTGAATCAGAGTTACTACTGCTGGATGAGCCTACCACTAACCTTGACCAGGAAGGCGTGGCATGGTATCAGGAACATGTAACACAAAATAAAACCAACCGACTGATTATAGTTGGCTCTAATATTCACCACGAATATAGCTTTTGCGAAGAGCATTTACGCATAACAGATTACCATACCGTTTCTACCAAACGTACCGTATAA